Genomic segment of Malus domestica chromosome 15, GDT2T_hap1:
AGGCAGGCAATAGAGTTTGAACTTGGATGTAAATCGTGTCCCTTCAACCTCCCCAATGGAGTGTTCAGCAGCCGGACAATCAACTCACAGTTATAGCAAATGAAACAATTGACTCAGAAGCCAATGGAAGTGACTAAGCCAACTGAAGGTGCTTTTTGATGAGTGAGCCAACTGGAAGAGAAATGCAGAATAAGCAACACAAAAATGTAGTTGGGGATGATTCGGAGTCTGACGGGGCTATCACCCCTCCTTCTCAACGTTTTGAAGTTAATTATGGCGATTTGGTTACTAATGTTTGCCAGCATTCCTCTCCTAATTCTTTCGATCTTCAAGAAGGTGCTAAAATTTGTGATATTGTTAATGAAGACGGAATGAATTTAGTTCTTTCAAAATCGCAAACAGCAAAGATGCGGAAAAAGATTAGAGATGGGAATATTTCTAAAGAAGTCAGGGAACCGTACCCAACGGCTTGATTATGACATTTCTTTTTTGGAATGTCCGATGAACTATCATTAACActctaaaaaaattatcattgACTCATTTATGATACGAAAAATAAGTATAAGAGGAAGTGCATTGTAACATATTTTAGAATGCTAGTAACATTGGTGTCTAATTTTTAGAAGCTTGCTTATGCTTTCCACAACACTTTCCTTCCGCCACATCTTCCGTGAAGCAAACGTTATTGCGGAAGCTGTTGGAATGCATGCAAGtcatatcttttgttaaaatgcatgcatgaaataaacatgttggatgactagtgaagttaggctagtcaaccttctttgtgtaaattaggcaagttaggcaagttaggaaattaggcaagttaggcaagttaggcttatgttatctttcttttcctatataatgtttcatcttgtaattgtttTGATATGAAATACACATCAAAAATTCAACAGAAGCTTTGGCGGTGGCAGGGCATTCGGTTCCTGACAATCAGCTATGGTTCCATTGTTGTTTTCCATCTCAGGCGAGATCTTGATGGCTTTGGGGCTTGGCTTTCTTTTGTTGCCCTTGCGTCTTCTCCTTGTTACTTTTATTTTCGtcttaaaaaacaattcacaaATATACGAGTATTGGGTTGGTCTGTCATGGCCTACAATTCATGTCCAATAAAGCCCATTTCTCAATGATGAATCACATTCTAAgctaaaaaaaaaggtaattaATGAAATCAGAACAAAATTCAATTAAGTAGGAATGGATGAGCAAAGGTAAGAGCGATTTTCGGTCAGATCGGATCGGAAACAAGCATTCCAATGCCAATTCAAAAAGGTTTTGGAATAAATTATTAGTTTCAATTTAGAAATTTtggattattgtaatttatCGAAAATTTCTAAATCGGTTTTATCTCAAAATTTTTATGAGCATACTTTGGATCTACTACATTTTGCAAGACTTTGAAAACTTTTAAACTTTTATGTTTTTACCATTCAATATTTTATTGGAATTTTGTGATATTTGTAGGATCTTACTTGAGTGTATGACATAAACTTATGGGTAATGCTAGGAAAACCAAAatcttaaaccaaatttgctaATCAAATAATGGGTCACCAAtataaaataagcacgttaatcaacgtttaagtaatctaaatatcaacaatcatattatttaatttacaaatttagtttaaaatatttaatttccTTCGCATTATCCTAAAGCTTTATTAGACAACattttaaatacaaatagtatgattaaatatagaaaaaatgaaataaaattatatttaaatataaCAATAAACATGagaaaacaaatttaataaaaatttcaatcGAATGGTGCATTACAATTTACACCCAAGGCCTTCGAAATTGTTCGGACTCGAACAAAAAATTTCGATTCGAATTGAAATTTCTAATCCAATTTTTTCCCTAGCCACGTGTGGGTCACGCCGATGTTTGTGACTAGGGACCCGGTGACTGCCATCCGGGAAACCGTTACCTTCCTTCCCGACAAAATGAGACACGCTCCTCCTCCTTCCCTCCAATTCCTCGCCGCTGCCGCCACCAACTCCGCCGTCACCGCCATGTCTTCGCGCCCTcctgtactctctctctctccctctctttaatttaaaaaatggcTCTGAAACTTTCAACTAACCATTGCTCTCTCTTTCACAGTACCGAGGTGGTCGAAACCCGTGGCAGAGAGGCTTCTCCAACCGCCCCTACTCAGGCGGCGGTAGAAGCAACTACGTTACCGGAGACTCCCACTTCCGATCAGTCCGCGACGCCAATCTAGGGTCCCGGCAAGGCGATTCCGGACCCTTCCCCAACCAAACCTCCTATCGTCGGACTCCGCCGCCGTCTTTCGATCTCAACTACTTCCGCGGTCCTCCGCAGCTCGATCACAATCAACCGTACCGGCCGAATCAGCAATTTCGGCCTCCCCATCAGTTTCGGCCGCCTCAGCAATTCCGGCCTCGGCCGAAACCCTTGGACTATCGGAACTGGGAATTTGCCAAAGCGACGCCGTCCCCTACTTGTGGTAATCGACCATATTCACAAATTAATCGGAGGTTATTTGGTTTAAGCTTAGTATTTGAATTTATGGTTTTCGTGTTGGCAGAGAGGTTTACGGTGTTGTCATATAATATACTGGCTGATTACTTGGCAAACGATCACCGGAGTAAGCTATACTATCACATACCTCATCATATGATGGACTGGCAGTGGAGAAAGCGAAATTTGATTTTCGAGCTCGGGTTGTGGTCACCCGACATAATGTGCCTTCAGGTCTTGATTTTTATGTGCAATATGCAGTAACATTCTGTTAATTTTGTATAGTTCAGGGAGGATATCGAATGTTGGGGCGGTTGTGTTTGAAATGTCTTTATTTTGTGCCTTGCTTTTTTATGCGCTTGACCGACCTTTTGATTGCAGGAAGTTGATAAATTTGAGGACCTTGAGGAGGAGTTTAAGCTTAAAGGGTACATCGGCATTTGGAAGGTGTGCTAAGAAATGCTTATGTTGCTGTTTTGCTAACGCAAGAACATTCACATCATATGTTAATATTTCCCTGTTTACATGTTTTGGTATTATATAGAGGCTCGATTGTGTAACCGACACCTTTTTGAGCATCaatagaaaatatttttagtgcAGTTGACTAGATAGGATAGAAACAAAGATTAAAGAACATGAACTGTCCAGAAAAAAGACAGGGTCTTAAGGAGATTGGTAGATGGATAACATCCAATGGGTGGTTATATTGTGCGAGAAATACCGTTAACTGTTATTACTTCAAATTAGCTCATAAACAGTAACTGTAAGAGGATGCGTGTTACCCTTAATTCTACCAAATAAGAGAGGGTGCATGTTATTAGGGGAAGGATGCCATTTTTTCGTTTTCTCATTGCATGCAGATAGGTTTGCTATACTAGTAAAGGCCAGGAAATGAGATTAGTTGGGCCAACTTTCAGCAACTCAAAAAGTTCTCTGTTTGATAATGTCAGTTCATCAAGTTGTTTAtttgccaaaagaaaaaaatacttGTTCATGGATGGTGGAACGGTAACAATGTTTTGGTTTATACAGATGAGGACTGGTAATCCAGTTGATGGATGTGCAATTTTTTGGCGATCATCAAGGTAGAATATGTCTAGTTTTTACGTTTTAGATATCCTTGATTTATGAACACTGAGCAGTCATTCATCCAATTTACTATGGGGGTGTGATACCcaaacaccccattttacttctcacacacctttttaattttgggccgttggatcggatgaattgaaaaagatcaacgtgcataaattatcaaagggtgtgtggatagcacacccctttacTATGCTGCTTATGCTCGGGAAGAAGTTTATTTACTTACTATGAATATCATCTGTATAGGTGAATATGCGTCTGTACtagctaaaaataaaaagtagttTGCGCTGATATTTCAGTTCTTATCTTACCCCATTCTTTGATTTAACCCCTTTTTGCACTACTTTAAGTATTTTGTTCGGGATTTCTTTGTTACTAATTTGTTTTAACATGTATTCATCTTTTCAGACTTAACCTGCTGGTATCTTATGTGTTGAGCAAATTGATTTGGTACTGATGTCTACCTTAATTACCTTTATAGATTCAAGTTGGTCCATGAGGAATCCATCGAGTTCAATAAGCTTGGACTTCGGGATAATGTTGCTCAAATATGCGTGCTGGAGGTACTCTGAATATTTATATCTTGAAACTTCCATGTAATAACCAGCACTAATTCTGATTGTTCAAAATCGGTTtgtcattttttcttttgtttgataTGCTTTCGTACAAATATTATTAGTTTCTTTGTTAACAGTCAATGCGTCAGAATAGCACCAAAAATGTTGCAGCTCTACCAACAAGGTAAAGTAAGAATCTTTAAAGAACTTACCTTCATTcatcatacacacacacaccccgcACGCATGCTGTCATTAGGATGCCTCATACAGGTTTGATTAATATTTGGATGAACGTACTAGTTTTAACAGTAGAAGACAGTTCTGTCTTTTCTATGAAGATTTTATAACTGAATTGCTTTCATATCTGTAGCTCAACAGGTACTAATAAAGTTGTCATTTGTAACATTCATGTGCTTTACAATCCTAGACGGGGAGAAATTAAGCTTGGCCAGGTAGTGGACCattgtactctctctctctctctctccccctctccctGTATATAAGGACCGGTGATAAAAAGTGTTTGGCCGATATATAGAACTAACTGCCTGAGTGGTGTGGAATCCATCACAAACTTTAACTTCTGTGATGCTAAAGTTTTCATTCAGCCGTTTTCCTGTATCTTTCCTTTGAACAGGTCAGGGTTCTTTTGGATAGGGCTCATTCTGTTTCCAAAATCTGGAATGATGCTCCAATTGTTCTTTGTGGGGATTTCAATTGTACACCTAAGGTTTGCATTtaccacttgaaggatattTATTGCACTGTTGGAgttctcttttttgttttatcGTGGCAGTaacacttttttatttatttattttttgtcagaGTCCGTTATACAACTTTATTTCAGAACAGAAGGTAAGCTCATTTCTTCTCAATTTTGGACCTCCTTGCAGTTGTAAATTACAAATATATCTTGCATCATACTTTGCAGTTAGATTTGTCTGGAGTTGACAGAGATAAGGTATCTGGACAAGCTTCAGCTCAAATTTATGCACCAAGGTTATATGATCATAATTATGGGTAAGGTTTGTAGGAGTTGACTAGCGGGTACAATTATATTTGAGAGTACTGCTTGTATTTTGATTTGAAAACGTGACAAAATATTGTAGGGCTGGGCCTGCTAGTCATATAGCTCAAGGTCCACCAATTGTAGATGGGAGGGAAGCTGGACTGAACTCGGGCAATCAGTCATTGGATATCCAGAACCCAAATAATCCAGAAAGTAGTGCA
This window contains:
- the LOC103456157 gene encoding carbon catabolite repressor protein 4 homolog 6, whose product is MFVTRDPVTAIRETVTFLPDKMRHAPPPSLQFLAAAATNSAVTAMSSRPPYRGGRNPWQRGFSNRPYSGGGRSNYVTGDSHFRSVRDANLGSRQGDSGPFPNQTSYRRTPPPSFDLNYFRGPPQLDHNQPYRPNQQFRPPHQFRPPQQFRPRPKPLDYRNWEFAKATPSPTCERFTVLSYNILADYLANDHRSKLYYHIPHHMMDWQWRKRNLIFELGLWSPDIMCLQEVDKFEDLEEEFKLKGYIGIWKMRTGNPVDGCAIFWRSSRFKLVHEESIEFNKLGLRDNVAQICVLESMRQNSTKNVAALPTSSTGTNKVVICNIHVLYNPRRGEIKLGQVRVLLDRAHSVSKIWNDAPIVLCGDFNCTPKSPLYNFISEQKLDLSGVDRDKVSGQASAQIYAPRLYDHNYGAGPASHIAQGPPIVDGREAGLNSGNQSLDIQNPNNPESSAESVPLVNNLSQPQSTDISDVFDKSCPNVHFGKDDGSKDVDVNQETKQNSLDVSEVETGSAFHVTEMGYKEKVNFTSNSNLGLSSRHLNSDVSLEKERMNCDIHKHLSTRDNDSIREGIDPDSVVPIDSEVPLSKLSNQASITDATKGSSLENLGHMSSNPVSGVEEERPSASYQVDISCPSASADLELQKNMEKLSLSVLDEAIPADENIAEDDKTFISALHDTEDAFPSDFTSVTPPNSAFSASPNAERTYYDPSLWTPMEIETATGNAEHTLLEHPLKLKSTYTEVEDCSGTRDSSGEPLVTSYNKLFLGTVDYIWCSEGLQTVRVLAPIPKQAMQWTSGFPTKKWGSDHIALASELAFINNSDQSS